TCTCAATAGTCGATGGGCCAGGTCAAGTATCAATATTTCACTCCAGCTAAGATACCTACCAGTACAAGCTCACCACCCCAGGTGTGTCTCAATAGTCGATGGGCCAGGTCAAGTATCAATATTTCACTCCAGCTAAGATACCTACCAGTACAAGCTCACCACCCCAGGTGTGTCTCAATAGTCGATGGGCCAGGTCAAGTATCAATATTTCACTCCAGCTACTGTTGAGCAGCTTCATCTGGTCTTCCACCTAAAAGCATTCATCACATTATCTTCTAGCATTCTGCAAAGCAAAGGTTTACAACAGACCATGAATATTTGTTATGCAGACCACCATAATAGATTTGTAAGTTGTGTGTAAtcaattcaacaataatttgttaaaacgctttaggaattgaataaatgttttgaccatattatgcctgaaatgcacaatttccacaatGATTACACAGagtgggtaatcacgtgatagtcaagatggcgacgttcatgccaaGGCAGGTGTTTTTCGAcatttttataccctttattacttgaaATCATTCTTTAAATGCCGCTaaatttccagccatatcagcaagaactTTCCCgcgtttattttgtgttgatattcgctctttatctcgactgatatggctggaaagtgagcgtcacttaaaaattaaacaaaagtaataaagggtatacatgtataacagcgaaaaataactgtctcggcatggacgtcgcccaTTACCCCATCTGTTATGCCAGTTTGCCATTATTAGTTTTCTTTGTAACTTGCAGAGATTTCATTGCTGAGGTGTACACCATAGGTCACGAAGCCAACAAACTGTCACAAAGCCACACACTTATGGCAATTATGTCACTTGTCATCTGctaattatatttcatttattgaaGGCCTACAATTGCTGTTGCTAAAGCAAAGCATTCCCTCTCATTGGCAAAAATCAATGGTCCAATACAATGATGCTCTGCCTTCATGCGGGCTTTAGTTGTGTAAAGGGATAAATGTAATTTACAGAAGATCGTAAATTGGCTCTCAAAATAATCGCCAAAGttgatatcgctttgatcttgaGAATGGCTAGTTGCAGTTAATGAACGAAATACACTTatcagtatatatttattttaagtgcgCCCTGGACGCTGATTTTTGAAATATATGGCTAGGGGGtaaaatggcctgtggaaagcactgtagGTAAAATTTATGctaacattatttgaaaaatttctgcaaaaaaacaAGGCAGTAATCTTCTTGAGCTAAATCAATGcgtaaatattataatttactaAGTAAGTTGTACTTTTggaaaatatgtgttaaataatatgaaaatttATAGAAActtatgcaataaaataattatagatatttatatttcaaagaggataattattcaatttaataaacatgAACTACAGGTAACACAATTTATAATTAAAGCATTATTAACCTTTAAATCTCTGAAGAATATTGAAGTTCGTGCCCAGTCCACCATAATAAACAGGAGGTGGTCCGTAAGACGACACAGAAGCTGTAACATCTTTTCTGGATAATTGGACACTGTGATATCTTCGTGCCCGAATTCTGACTCCACAAAAACCAAGAGCCTATGCTTCAAGTCGCGTTCGTCCACAGCACTTGCCTTCAAGTCCACGATCAACTGCGGGAGAACAGCTGAGTTCGCTGCCACATGCGACATTGCAGTATAGTAAGAATGAAACACACTATTACCGCTACTTGGTCCCCCCGACTGACCCGCATTGCCCGCCGGGAAGAAAGAAGTCCCATTTGTCGAATACATACTACTATGAGAGTTTATATTTACAGAATTCTGATAATGTGCGTGACTACTATTATGCAACTGCGAACCAGAACCATGCGTCACAGGTAACCTCAAATCGCGGGGCGAGTTTTCCGACGTTACCGGGGACGGAATCCCAGACCCAGGAGGGGTTCCGGACGGTGTCTGAGGCATGCTGTGACTAGCAGGGTTCATCCCGTAACCAAGGTTACTAGCAACAGACATGAGAAAGGCAGGGTCTGGTTTGATGTCGGGCAGTTCCTGGCTACTCGAGGAGTACAGGTCCATGCCGTTTGGCATACGCATCTGACAGCTGGTCATAAGCTGCTGTTGTTGCCGAATGGCCTGCTGCTTCATGGCCCGATCACGCTTGTACATGGGGCCGAATTTGTTCCTGCCACCGCGCATACGGTCCTGTCGTACAGCTgtggaacaaaataaaaaaagatttaatttCCTGTACATTcatttattatgtattatgtgTAACTTTTAACGCACTATTCACTATGATACTTCAGCATGGGCTATACATAGAAATGGTGAGTCTCTACTGTTTACTTTTGAAATGTTCGTATTACTTTCATATTGTAattctatatctatattatgcTTGTACATCAGACACAACCTGTTTCAGCACACTCCTTGAAAGACCAGAATGCAATTTTCAATTAAGATCATGAACAGCAAGAGAATATTATTACTTTTTTCAACACTGTAAATCAAATTAGTTTGTACCCAGTAAGACAACAGCATGTATAAAGGAATGATCCATGCCTTACCCTTAAACATGTACTGTGATTTTCACCTTTGGGGAAATATGGCAAGCCCTTCAGATGGGGTTTGAAAAAAGATGattcacttttttttaaacatgatttcATGTTTATGTTCTACTTTGTTACAAAACATGTTTCAATTGCTTTACTACAAATGCTTAATTGCGATTATGATAAACCTTGGTTTGATTAATTGCTAggatttgtttatacaaaaagttCTCTAACATagtaattgttttcaaaattaagacataattttcaaaagtaagcagtgttttttttcctctTCAAATGTTGAGCTGTTATATATTCCCAAacgaaacaagagatgtgtttgtcagaaacacaatgccccctattgcgacgctttgaagccatatatttgacctttgaccttgaaggatgaccttgacctttcaccactcaaaatgtgctgctccatgagatacacatgcatgccaaatatcaagttgttatcttc
This is a stretch of genomic DNA from Dreissena polymorpha isolate Duluth1 chromosome 7, UMN_Dpol_1.0, whole genome shotgun sequence. It encodes these proteins:
- the LOC127838724 gene encoding nuclear receptor subfamily 5 group A member 2-like isoform X2, which produces MPECFSALFMTSSLTLDAIAAREEDAVVVDYILRASTGGGDGQSPDLKYGFEDLCPVCGDKVSGYHYGLLTCESCKGFFKRTVQNKKQYSCVDNRECQIDKSQRKRCPFCRFQKCLNVGMKLEAVRQDRMRGGRNKFGPMYKRDRAMKQQAIRQQQQLMTSCQMRMPNGMDLYSSSSQELPDIKPDPAFLMSVASNLGYGMNPASHSMPQTPSGTPPGSGIPSPVTSENSPRDLRLPVTHGSGSQLHNSSHAHYQNSVNINSHSSMYSTNGTSFFPAGNAGQSGGPSSGNSVFHSYYTAMSHVAANSAVLPQLIVDLKASAVDERDLKHRLLVFVESEFGHEDITVSNYPEKMLQLLCRLTDHLLFIMVDWARTSIFFRDLKVEDQMKLLNSSWSEILILDLAHRLLRHTWGGELVLSNGFKLSLACLDTLGLGEMKDRILDIVHKMRDLKIDENEYTCLKFLILLNPDVPNMDCQEFVERCQEKVQAVLMEYCITFYPNVKDKFSQVLLRLPDIKLASICGEEYLYTKHLAGALQENTLLIEMLHSKKK
- the LOC127838724 gene encoding nuclear receptor subfamily 5 group A member 2-like isoform X1 yields the protein MIQNTNERELVNLSVMNVEDRVNESNLSPGVDKSENTEASTGGGDGQSPDLKYGFEDLCPVCGDKVSGYHYGLLTCESCKGFFKRTVQNKKQYSCVDNRECQIDKSQRKRCPFCRFQKCLNVGMKLEAVRQDRMRGGRNKFGPMYKRDRAMKQQAIRQQQQLMTSCQMRMPNGMDLYSSSSQELPDIKPDPAFLMSVASNLGYGMNPASHSMPQTPSGTPPGSGIPSPVTSENSPRDLRLPVTHGSGSQLHNSSHAHYQNSVNINSHSSMYSTNGTSFFPAGNAGQSGGPSSGNSVFHSYYTAMSHVAANSAVLPQLIVDLKASAVDERDLKHRLLVFVESEFGHEDITVSNYPEKMLQLLCRLTDHLLFIMVDWARTSIFFRDLKVEDQMKLLNSSWSEILILDLAHRLLRHTWGGELVLSNGFKLSLACLDTLGLGEMKDRILDIVHKMRDLKIDENEYTCLKFLILLNPDVPNMDCQEFVERCQEKVQAVLMEYCITFYPNVKDKFSQVLLRLPDIKLASICGEEYLYTKHLAGALQENTLLIEMLHSKKK